The Ancylobacter sp. SL191 nucleotide sequence GTCGCGTGTCGTTCCCACCAAATCGCCCGCCACGCGGCGGAAGGCAAGGGCTGGCGGTCAGCCGGGCGGCGCCTTCGCCATTCCCCGGCTTGCCTCGCCGCACGCGGCGCGCTCTAAAGTGGCGTCAGACACGCCCGCAGAGGACCACCATGTCCGGTGACATCGACGGCAAGATCTTTCTCGGCCGCAGCGACACGCCCGAATATCTCTCGCTCAAGCTCGCCAACCGGCACGGCCTCGCCACCGGCGCCACCGGCACCGGCAAGACGGTGACGTTGCAGACGCTGGCGGAAGGCTTCTCACGGGCCGGTGTCCCGGTCTTCGCCGCCGACATCAAGGGCGACCTCTCCGGCATCGCCATGCAAGGCGAGGGACCGGACTGGATCCTCAAGCGCTGCGCGGAAATCGGCATCGACTATGTGCCGGACGAATTCCCGGTGATCTTCTGGGATCTGTTCGGCGAGCAGGGTCACCCGGTGCGCGCCACGGTCTCGGAGATGGGGCCGCTGCTGCTGGCCAGGCTGATGAACCTCAATGAGGTTCAGGAAGGCGTGCTCAACGTCGTCTTCCGCGTCGCTGACGAGCAGGGCCTCCTGCTGCTCGACCTCAAGGATCTGCGCGCTATGCTCGCCTTCGTGGCGGAGAATGCGGGCAAGCTCACCACGACCTATGGCAATGTCTCGGCCGCGACCGTTGGTGCCATCCAGCGCCAGCTTCTGGTTCTCGAAAATCAAGGCGCCGACAAGTTCTTCGGCGAGCCGGCGCTGAAGATCAGCGATCTCATGCGGGTCGAGCCGCGCTCGGGCTATGGCACGATCAGCATCCTCGCCGCCGACAAGCTGATGGGCGCGCCGCAACTCTACGCCACCTTCCTGCTCTGGCTGCTGTCGGAACTGTTCGAGGAGCTTCCCGAGGTCGGCGACCCCGACAAGCCCAAGGTCGTGTTCTTCTTCGACGAGGCGCACCTCCTGTTCGACGGCGCACCAAGGGCCCTGTTGCAGAAGATCGAGCAGGTGGTGCGGCTCATCCGCTCCAAGGGCGTCGGCGTCTATTTCGTCACCCAGAACCCGCTGGATGTGCCGGAAAGCGTGCTGGCCCAGCTCGGCAACCGGGTGCAGCACGCGCTGCGCGCCTTCACCCCGCGCGACCAGAAGGCGGTGAAATCCGCCGCCGACACCTTCCGCCCCAACCCGGCGCTCGACACCGCCCGCGTCATCACCGAGCTCGGCAAGGGCGAGGCGCTGGTCTCGACGCTGGAGGGCAATGGCACGCCTTCCATCGTCCAGCGCACGCTCATCGCCCCACCGGCCAGCCGTGTCGGCCCGATCACGCCGGAGGAGAGGAAGGTGGCGCTCCAGAGGAGCCCGGTGCGCGGCATCTATGACGAAACGCTGGACGCCGACTCCGCCTATGAGATGCTCGCCCGCCGCGCCGCCGAGAGCCCGGCCCCGGAGACGCCCGCCCCCACGCAGGCCGATGCCGCCGGCGGCGGCTGGATCAGCGATGTGCTGGGCGGGCTTTTCGGCAGCGGACGCACGCGCGGGCGCATGACGATCGGCGAACAGGTCACGCGGCAGGTGACGCGCGAGGTGACCAATCAGGTCACAAAGGCCATCCTGCGCAACATTCTCGGCGGGGCGCGACGGCGCTAGCCACCCCTACCCCCGCCCCGGCGGGGCCAATCGCACAAGGAACTTTCTGATGAGCGATCTCGATCGCGTCCTCGCCGCCGTCGATGCCGATCTCGACGGCGCCCTGGAACGGCTCTTCGCCTTCCTGCGCATTCCCTCGATCTCGACCGACAGCGCCTATGCGAGCGAATGCCGCCGCGCCGGCCAGTGGCTGGTGGACGATCTCGCCGGCCTCGGCCTCGCCGCCAAGCTCAACGACACGCCCGGCCACCCGGTCGTCACCGGCATCTCGCAGCTCGGCACCGGCAAGCGCGTGCTGTTCTACGGCCATTACGACGTGCAGCCGGTCGATCCGCTGGAACTGTGGGAGAACCCACCCTTCGAGCCGAAGATCGTCGAGGGGCCGAACGGGGTGAAGCGTATCGTCGCGCGCGGCTCCTCCGACGACAAGGGCCAGGTGATGACCTTCGTCGAGGCCTGCCGCGCCTATCTCAAGGTCACCGGCACGCTGCCCGTCGACGTCACCATCATGGTCGAGGGCGAGGAGGAGAACGGTTCGGGCAACCTGCCGCCCTTCCTTGAGGCCAACCGCGACGCGCTTGCCGCCAACCTCGCGCTGGTCTGCGACACCTCGATGTGGAACGCGACGACGCCGGCCATCACCGTCTCGCTGCGCGGGCTGATGCATGACGAGATCGTCGTCACCTGCTCCAATCGCGACCTGCATTCGGGCTATTATGGCGGGGCCGCCGCCAACCCGCTGCATGTGCTCTCCACGATCATCGGTGCCGTGCATGGGCCGGAGGGGCGCATCACCATTCCAGGCTTCTATGACGGCGTGGTCGAGCCGCCGGACGAGGTGAAGGCGCAGTGGAACACGCTGGGGCTGACGCCCGAGGTGTTCCTCGGCCCGATCGGCCTGTCACAGCCCATCGGCGAGCAGGGCCGCTCGCTGGTGGAGATGACCACCTCGCGCCCGACCTTCGAGGTCAACGGCATGTGGGGCGGTTATATTGGCGAGGGCGCGAAAACCGTCATCCCCTCCATCGCCACGGCCAAGATCTCCTGCCGCCTCGTCGCCGGACAGAACCCGGTGCATGTGCGCGACGCGGTGCGCGCTTTCGTGCGCAGCTTCATTCCCGCCGACTGCTCGGTCGCGTTCCGCGGCGGCGAGGGCTCGCCGGCGGTCGCCGTCTCCCATGACAACCCGAACCTCGCCAAGGCCAGCGCCGCGCTGGGCGACGAATGGGGCAAGCCTGCGGTGACAGTCGGCGCGGGCGGCTCGATCCCGATCGTCGGCCATTTCAAGAAGACGCTGGATCAGGACACGCTGCTGATCGGCTTCGCGCTGGACGATGACCGCATCCACTCGCCGAACGAGAAATACGACCTCGCCTCCTTCCACAAGGGCATTCGCAGCTGGGTGCGCGTGCTGGCGGCGCTGGCCGACTGAGCCGCGCCCTGAAAGTCGCATGGCGGGGTCTTGCCCGCCAAGGGTCTAAAGTCGCGTGGCGGGGTCTTCCCCGCCATGCCAGAACCGCTCACCCGAAACTGCCGGCCGCGTGAGGCGGCCGCGACGCGCGGAGCCTTTCCGATGTCCCATAGCTGGACCCGCACCTTCACCTATCTCGACGGCGCCTGGCATGAGGGCAATGTGCCGATCATGGGCGTGCGCACCCACGCCGCCTGGCTCGGCACTTCGGTGTTCGATGGCGCCCGCGCCTTTGAGGGCGTGACGCCGGACCTCGAACTGCACTGCCTGCGCGTCAACCGCTCGGCGGTCGCGATGGGGCTGAAGGCGGTGGTGCCGGTGGAGAAGTGGATCGAGCTGACCCACCAGGGCCTCAAGCACTTCGCGCCGGATGCCGCGCTCTATATCCGGCCGATGTACTGGGCCGAATATCCCGGCGCGCGCACGGTGGATGCGGATGCCGAGTCGACCCGCTGGTGCCTCAGCCTCTATGAGGCCGGCATGCCCGACCCGGCGCATGGCACGGCCATCACCCTCTCGCCCTTCCGCCGCCCGACGGTGGAATGCGCGGTGACCGACGCCAAGGCCGGCGCGCTCTACCCGAACAATGCCCGCGCGCTAGTCGAGGCGCATAAGCGCGGCTTCGATAATGCGGCGCTGTGCGACATGCTCGGCAATGTCGCCGAGCTCGCCACCGCCAATGTCTTCATGGTGAAGGACGGCGTCGCCTTCACCCCCGCCGCCAACGGCACGTTCCTCGCCGGCATCACCCGCACCCGCACCATCGGCCTCTTGCGCGAGGCGGGCGTCGAGGTGGTCGAGACCTCGCTGCGCTGGGAGGATTTCCGCGGCGCGGACGAGCTGTTCACCACCGGCAACTACTCGAAGGTCTCCCCGATCACCCGCATCGAGGAGCGCGAGTTGCAGCCCGGCCCGGTCTATCGCCGCGCCCGCAAGCTCTATTGGGACTTCGCCCATAGCTGATCGAAAGCCTGGCCCCGCCATGAACGAAGCGCACGCCCTCCCCTCGCTCGACGCGCTGGTCGAGGGGGTGCGCGCCGGCAACCGGGCGATGCTGGCGCGGGCGATCACGCTGGTGGAATCGCGCAAGGCCGAGCACCGCGCACGGGCGGAAGATCTGCTGCAGCGCCTCCTGCCCTTCACCGGCACGGCGATGCGCGTCGGCATTACCGGCGTGCCGGGGGTGGGCAAATCCACCACCATCGACACGCTCGGCACCCACCTCACCGCGCAGGGGCACCGCGTCGCCGTGCTGGCGGTCGATCCCTCCTCCTCGCGCTCCGGCGGCTCGATCCTCGGCGACAAGACGCGGATGGCGCGGCTCTCCATGGATGCGCGTGCCTTCATCCGCCCCTCGCCCGCCGCCGGCACGCTGGGCGGGGTCGCCGCCCGCACCCGCGAGACGCTGCTGATCTGCGAGGCCGCCGGTTTCGATATCGTGCTGGTCGAGACAGTCGGCGTCGGCCAGTCCGAGACGGCGGTGGCGGACATGACCGACACCTTTCTCGTGCTGATGCTGCCCGGCGCCGGCGACGAGCTTCAGGGTATCAAGAAGGGCATCATCGAACTCGCCGATATCGTCGCGGTGAACAAGGCCGATGGCGAGAATGCCGTCCGCGCCCGCGCGGCAGCGGCCGAGTACCGCGCCGCGCTGCATGTGCTGGGTGGGCGCGAGGCGCATTGGAGCGTGCCGGTGCTCACCTATTCCGGCCTCACCGGCGCGGGCATCGACGATCTCTGGCAGCAGGTGGCGCTGCATCGCAGCCGCGCGCAGGCCGCCGGCAGCTTTGAGGCCAAGCGCAGCGCGCAGCAGGTGAAGTGGATGTGGACCCTGTTCGACGAGCGCCTGCGCGCCCGGCTGCGCGCGGATGCCGCCCTCCGCGCGGAACTCGCGCGGATCGAGGCGGAGGTCGGCACGGGGCGGCTCTCCCCCGCCCTCGGCGCCGGCCGCATCGCCCTGCAGCTGGGTTTGTGAGAGATCACACCCTCAAAATGCCGGATTGAACGTGTTAGGGTTCGGGTTCCACCATTCTGGTGAACGGATACTGCCCGGAGCGGGAGGTTCAGCCCGCTCGGTTCAACGTACCGAAGCACGCCGGAGGCTGTCATGAGCAAAGTGGACCTCAGCGGACGACGCATCTTTCTCGTCGAGGACGAAGCCCTCGTCGCGATGATGATCGAGTCCATGATCGAGGAACTTGGCGGCACCGTCGTCGGCACCACATCGGCGG carries:
- a CDS encoding helicase HerA-like domain-containing protein; its protein translation is MSGDIDGKIFLGRSDTPEYLSLKLANRHGLATGATGTGKTVTLQTLAEGFSRAGVPVFAADIKGDLSGIAMQGEGPDWILKRCAEIGIDYVPDEFPVIFWDLFGEQGHPVRATVSEMGPLLLARLMNLNEVQEGVLNVVFRVADEQGLLLLDLKDLRAMLAFVAENAGKLTTTYGNVSAATVGAIQRQLLVLENQGADKFFGEPALKISDLMRVEPRSGYGTISILAADKLMGAPQLYATFLLWLLSELFEELPEVGDPDKPKVVFFFDEAHLLFDGAPRALLQKIEQVVRLIRSKGVGVYFVTQNPLDVPESVLAQLGNRVQHALRAFTPRDQKAVKSAADTFRPNPALDTARVITELGKGEALVSTLEGNGTPSIVQRTLIAPPASRVGPITPEERKVALQRSPVRGIYDETLDADSAYEMLARRAAESPAPETPAPTQADAAGGGWISDVLGGLFGSGRTRGRMTIGEQVTRQVTREVTNQVTKAILRNILGGARRR
- a CDS encoding M20/M25/M40 family metallo-hydrolase, whose amino-acid sequence is MSDLDRVLAAVDADLDGALERLFAFLRIPSISTDSAYASECRRAGQWLVDDLAGLGLAAKLNDTPGHPVVTGISQLGTGKRVLFYGHYDVQPVDPLELWENPPFEPKIVEGPNGVKRIVARGSSDDKGQVMTFVEACRAYLKVTGTLPVDVTIMVEGEEENGSGNLPPFLEANRDALAANLALVCDTSMWNATTPAITVSLRGLMHDEIVVTCSNRDLHSGYYGGAAANPLHVLSTIIGAVHGPEGRITIPGFYDGVVEPPDEVKAQWNTLGLTPEVFLGPIGLSQPIGEQGRSLVEMTTSRPTFEVNGMWGGYIGEGAKTVIPSIATAKISCRLVAGQNPVHVRDAVRAFVRSFIPADCSVAFRGGEGSPAVAVSHDNPNLAKASAALGDEWGKPAVTVGAGGSIPIVGHFKKTLDQDTLLIGFALDDDRIHSPNEKYDLASFHKGIRSWVRVLAALAD
- a CDS encoding branched-chain amino acid aminotransferase, producing MSHSWTRTFTYLDGAWHEGNVPIMGVRTHAAWLGTSVFDGARAFEGVTPDLELHCLRVNRSAVAMGLKAVVPVEKWIELTHQGLKHFAPDAALYIRPMYWAEYPGARTVDADAESTRWCLSLYEAGMPDPAHGTAITLSPFRRPTVECAVTDAKAGALYPNNARALVEAHKRGFDNAALCDMLGNVAELATANVFMVKDGVAFTPAANGTFLAGITRTRTIGLLREAGVEVVETSLRWEDFRGADELFTTGNYSKVSPITRIEERELQPGPVYRRARKLYWDFAHS
- the meaB gene encoding methylmalonyl Co-A mutase-associated GTPase MeaB, which translates into the protein MNEAHALPSLDALVEGVRAGNRAMLARAITLVESRKAEHRARAEDLLQRLLPFTGTAMRVGITGVPGVGKSTTIDTLGTHLTAQGHRVAVLAVDPSSSRSGGSILGDKTRMARLSMDARAFIRPSPAAGTLGGVAARTRETLLICEAAGFDIVLVETVGVGQSETAVADMTDTFLVLMLPGAGDELQGIKKGIIELADIVAVNKADGENAVRARAAAAEYRAALHVLGGREAHWSVPVLTYSGLTGAGIDDLWQQVALHRSRAQAAGSFEAKRSAQQVKWMWTLFDERLRARLRADAALRAELARIEAEVGTGRLSPALGAGRIALQLGL